The Fusobacterium russii ATCC 25533 DNA window TTTTCACTTGGATATACTGTTCTTTGTCTATTTAATTTCTTGTAAGTACTATTTAAACTCTCTATTGCGTTTGTGGTATATATTACCTTCCTTACTTCCAATGAAAATTTAAATATTGGTGTTAAAATATCACAATTTTGATACCAACTTGACATGGAATTCGGATATTTTTCTTTCCATTTTCCATTGACTTTATCTAAATTCTCTAATGCTTGTGTTTCTGTTGCTGCTAGGTATATACTTTTTAAATCAGAAGCAAAATCTCTCTTATCCTTGTATGATACATATTTTAAAGTATTTCTTACTTGATGGACTATACAACGTTGATATTCTGTTTGTGGAAAAGCAGCAGCTATTGCTTCTTTTATACCTGTTAGTCCATCAGCGCAGATTACCATAATATCATTTACACCTCTATTTTTTAATGCATTTAAAACTCCTAACCAATATTTACTACTTTCATTTTCTCCAATTTCTAAACTAAGTACTTCTTTCATTCCATCTTTTGTAATACCTAATACTACATAAGCAGCTATTTTTTTAATTCTGTTATCTTCTCTAACAGAAAAATGAGTAGCATCAATAAAGATAACTGGATAAACTTTTTCTAAAGGTCTATTTTGCCAATCTTGAATATCTTGTAGTATTTTATCAGTGACATTAGAAATGAAGCTTTCAGAACATTCAAAACCGTATATATCTTCAATTTGTTCAGATATTTGCCTAGTAGTTAAACCACGCGCATACATATTTATGATTTTTTGATCAATCTCAGAAATATCTTTTTGTCTTTTTTTAACTATTTGAGGCTCAAAAGTAGAATTTCTATCTTGAGGAACTTCTACTTGAAACTCACCATAAGTAGAACGTACCTTTTTCTTTTTAACACCATTACGATAATTAGTACCATCAGAATGTTGATAGTTTTCATATCCAATATGTTCATCCATTTCAGCTTCCATCATAGATTTAATAGTTCCACCAAGAAGATCCTTTAGAGCTTCTTGGATATCTTCAGCAGTTTTAATATTGTATTCTTCAATTAAAGTAGCGATAATATTCTTCTTTCCTTCTGTTAATGGTTTTACTTTGTAAACTTCTTTTTTTTCTTTCATAAAAATAGCCTCCTATGATATTTAATATTCTATCATAGAAGACTATTAATTTTAATATTTACAGACCTTTTTCTACACTCTCATTACAGTTCTAATCTTGGATACAAGATAGGGTGTGATTCATTTGCAACAACCTTCTTTTATATATGGAAAGATATTATTTTATATATTTTTCTTTTAATTCTTCAAGAAGTTCATCATCTATCGGAATTTCTTCCTCATAGAAACTTTTGATAACTCTATCAAAAGGTACTATCCAAAGTGACATCGCTATTCCCTTTGGAAGAGCCATTCTAAAAGTTTTTAGTTTAATCAGTAGATCATCAATTTTATTCTCTTTCATAGGTATATAAAATACAGCAGAAGAACCTGGCCAAGTTTTACTTTGTTTTTGTTTTACTCTCTCATTTACAGCTCTTCTAACATCATTCTCCATAGTATAGTTATGAATGCTTATATGTTCTAAGAACTCTTCAAGTCTTCTTGCCTGTGAATCATTTATATGAAGTATAAGCATTTTATAAACTTTTTCAAACTCCATTTCCATATTATATCGCTCCCTTTTTATTAGTTAATTTTTTATTAAGATTTTTAAAAAATTTCATTATTTTTGTAGTTAAATCATCAGTTAAAGTATAAAGAATAGGTATTACTATAAGTGTTAAAAGTGTAGAAAAAGATAAACCGAATATAACTGTTAGAGCCATTCCTCTATATATTTCAGAGCCTTCTCCCAAACCTAATGCCAATGGAATCATACCTAATACAGTAGTGGCAGTTGTCATAAGTATAGGTCTTAGTCTGGTAGTACATGACTCAATAATGGCCTCTGTTCTTGAATATCCTCTTTCTCTCAACATTTTAATAAAATCTATAAGCACTATGGCATTGTTTACGACTATACCTGCAAGTAAAATTATTCCTATCATTACCATTATGTCAAGTGATTGTCTAAAAAGTATAAGTCCCCAAATAACTCCAATAAGAGCAAGAGGTATAGAACCAATGACGATTATAGGCATAATAAAACTTTCAAATTGTGAGGCAAGTAAAGCATAAATTAAGAATATAGAGATACCTAGAGCAAAAGTAAGTTGACTCATAGCCTTTATCATATTTTCTGTATCTCCACCCCAACTATAACTTACTGTGCTAGCCGGATTAGTCTTTTTAAATTCTTCAATAAATTTTTGTTGTATAGCTTTTTGTCCGACACCGGCATCATTTCCGGAAATAGTAACGGAATATATTCTATTTTTCTTTTTTATTTCAGAAGAAGCTTCAGCATTTTTTATGGTTGCGACATCAGAAAGCTTTATAAATTTATTATTTGCAACTTTTATATTTATTTGTTCAAGTGCTGAGAGATTATTTCTTTTTTCTTTTGGTAACCTTATTAGAACATCAATCTCCTCAGTACCACTTTTTATAGTAACAGTTTTAGCTCTATCTCCACCTAAAATATAATAGCTTAGCGTTTGAGCAATAGTAACAGGATTTATACCATAAGATTTTACTTTCTCTCTATCCACTTCTATTCTAAGTTCAGTTGAACCTGAAGATAAAGTAGAAGTAACTTCCATAATACCGTCATATTTTTGCATAGCTTCTAGGACATTTTTACCAATAACCTTAATTTCATCTAAATCAGTTCCTTGAATTACAAATTCTATATCTCTAGTTGCTGTTCCACTTTTAAAAGAGTTTGATAAAGATATTTTTGTGTCTAAAATATTTTTTGTATATGGTCTTATTTCATCCATTATTTCAAAGACAGATTTTTTTCTTTCTCCTTTTTTACCAATATCGACATTGACAGAAACACTAGCTGCTTGAACTATTGTAGAATAACTTTGGACTTCCTCAAGATTAGCTACTAAATTTTCCATTTCTTTTGCAATTCTATCTGCTTTTTCTATATCTATACCTTTTTGTAATTCAGCTATAATTGAGAACTGACCTCTATCTTGTTTTGGAAAAAACTGGAATTTTATAAATCGAGGTCCTACAAAAAGTGTAAAAATAAAAATACCAATAGCTATCAAAACAGTTTTAAATCTGTAAATAACAGCCCATTTAATTATTGACAAGTAAACTTTTTTAATTTTTTTAAAAATTTTTCCATCTGTTGTTTTCATAGATTGAGAATTTAGAAATTTACTTGCAAGCATAGGTATAAGTGTTATAGCTACAATAAGGGCTGCAATATTTGAAAATATAATTGCAAAAGCCATATCCCTAAATATTTCTCTTGATATACCGGGTATAAATAAAATAGGAATGAAAACAACCATTGTTGTAAGAGATGAAGCTATTATTGATAGAGTAACTTCATTTGTACCGTTTTCAGCAGCCTCAAGTGTTGGAGCATTCAATTCAGTTAAGTGTCTGAATATATTATCCACAACAACAACTGAGTTATCTGTCAGCATACCTACTCCTATTGAAAGCCCCATAAGTGAAATAAGGTTAAGTGTAGTTCCTGTCATTGATAAAAAAGCAAATGTAAATATTACTGCAACAGGAAGTGAAGCAGATATAAGTAAAGTACTCTTAAAACTTTTCAAAAATATAAATAATATAATTGAAGCTAATATTAAACCTTGAATGGCAGAACTTGTAACATTTGAGATGGAATTGTTTATGTCTATAGAAGTATCTAAAACAATTCTTTTTTCTGTTCCGGAAGGCATCATTCCTTCAAGTTTTTCAATTGTTTTGAAAACAGAATTATTTAGCTCAACTGTACTTCCATCACTGGATTTAGATACCATAACAGTAATAGAGTCATTTCCATTTAAATATCCTATTGTAGATTTATCCTCATGTGTTAAAACAACATCAGCTACATCTCTTAATCTCAATGTATTTCCATTTGCATTTATAACCATATTTTTAAAATCGTCAATGGTTCTCATTTCTCCCATAAATCTTAAAATCATATCCTTTGTTCCATCTGATAATTTACCAACTGGAATAGTTGGTGTTGAAGCAGAAATTAAAGAATATAGTTCCATAGGAGTCATATTATAAGCCATCAACTTATCAGAATCCACTTGAATTTGAACCTGTTTAGTAGGATTACCAAAGATACTAACTTCTCCAATACCTTCCAAGCTCTCAAGCTGGGGCTTTAAGTACTGATCTATAAAAGTTGCTAAAGTGGATTTATTTGGAGCTGTAAAAGCGATGATAGCAGTTAAATTACCTGAACCCACTTCAATTTTTTTTACAATGGGAGAGTTGGCATCATTGGGAAGACTGTTTGAAATTTTAGAAACTTCTCTTTGAATTTCATTAACTTTTTCATTTGAATCCACACCGAAATTAAATTTGACAACAATTGTAGAACGACCATAGGAAGAAGTTGAGGATATGGTATCAATGCCTTCAACATTTGGTAAAGCCTCTTCTATTTTTTTTGTAATTTGATTTTCGACATCTTCTGCCACTGCTCCTGTCCAATTTGTAGCAACTGTAACAACAGGAACTTGCATGTTAGGTAACATCTCTTTTTTCATACTAAACATAGCAAGCAAACCAATGAAAATGATAGATATCATAACCATTGTCGTAGCGACCGGTCTACGAATTGATACTCCTGCTAATGACATTAATTATTCACCTCTTTTTTGATCTCAACTTCATCATTATCCTGTAAGCCAAATATACCTTTGACAACAATTTTATCTCCTGCCTTAATTTCATCAGAAATAATTTCAGTGTATGGAAGATTTGTTACTCCGGTTTTAACTTGAACTTGAGATACTTTTCCATCTATGTATTTATAAACATAATTCAGTAAATCACGCACAAAAATTGCTTCATCTTCTATAACTAATACATTAACTTTTCCTACATTTATAACTACATTTCCATACATTCCATCTTTTATTGCTTTATCACTATTATCAAGCGATAATTTAACTTGGAAATTTTTTGTTACACTATCTGCGACAGGATTTAGTTCAGTTATTGTAGCATCATAGTTTTTATTTAATGCCTCAACTCTAACTTTTAGTGTATCTCCTTTATTAACTTTAGAAATTGCCTCAGGAGATATTCCAACATAGGCTTGCATTTTATTATCATTTAAAACAGTAAAAACACTTTCTTTTGCACCAACTTTATTTCCAACCTTTACAAAAAGATTTGCCACAATACCATCAATATCAGCTCTTCTAGTTAATTTATCATAATCATTTTTTGCACTTTGGAAAGTTGCCTGAGCAACTTCTAAGCTACCTCTTGCATTTATATAAGAACTTTCATACTGTGAAAATTCTAAAAACGAAATAAGTTGTTTATCATAAAGCACTTTAAATTTTTCAAAATTGGCTCTAGCGATGTCATAACTTGCCTTAGCTGATTGATAGTTAGCATTGGCTTGAAGAAAGCTGGCTTTTGTTGCCGGATCGGAAAATTCCACAACAAGTTCTCCTTTTCTCACAAAATCCCCATTATTTTTATATATTTTTTCAACAGTTCCACCTTTTTCGGTAGAATGTTCTATTTTATCTTGAGGCTCTAATGTTAAACTTGATTCAAAAAGTTTAGACATTTCCCTTTCTTTTACTTCTCCAAGGCTTACAAGCTTTATATTTTTTTTCTCTTCAATAGGTTTATCTTCTTTTTTGCCACAAGCTATTATAAGGAAACTTATAGCTAAAATAAGTCCTAAAATCTTTTTCATTTTTTATTTCCTCCAGTTTTTTATTAAAAATAGTAGATCTGCACTTTAAAGTTAATTTTGTAATAACAACTGTATTTAAATTATAAGAGATCTATATTTTTCAAATGCCAAATAATAGTCCATTAAGGTTTTATTG harbors:
- a CDS encoding IS256 family transposase, which encodes MKEKKEVYKVKPLTEGKKNIIATLIEEYNIKTAEDIQEALKDLLGGTIKSMMEAEMDEHIGYENYQHSDGTNYRNGVKKKKVRSTYGEFQVEVPQDRNSTFEPQIVKKRQKDISEIDQKIINMYARGLTTRQISEQIEDIYGFECSESFISNVTDKILQDIQDWQNRPLEKVYPVIFIDATHFSVREDNRIKKIAAYVVLGITKDGMKEVLSLEIGENESSKYWLGVLNALKNRGVNDIMVICADGLTGIKEAIAAAFPQTEYQRCIVHQVRNTLKYVSYKDKRDFASDLKSIYLAATETQALENLDKVNGKWKEKYPNSMSSWYQNCDILTPIFKFSLEVRKVIYTTNAIESLNSTYKKLNRQRTVYPSE
- a CDS encoding efflux RND transporter permease subunit: MSLAGVSIRRPVATTMVMISIIFIGLLAMFSMKKEMLPNMQVPVVTVATNWTGAVAEDVENQITKKIEEALPNVEGIDTISSTSSYGRSTIVVKFNFGVDSNEKVNEIQREVSKISNSLPNDANSPIVKKIEVGSGNLTAIIAFTAPNKSTLATFIDQYLKPQLESLEGIGEVSIFGNPTKQVQIQVDSDKLMAYNMTPMELYSLISASTPTIPVGKLSDGTKDMILRFMGEMRTIDDFKNMVINANGNTLRLRDVADVVLTHEDKSTIGYLNGNDSITVMVSKSSDGSTVELNNSVFKTIEKLEGMMPSGTEKRIVLDTSIDINNSISNVTSSAIQGLILASIILFIFLKSFKSTLLISASLPVAVIFTFAFLSMTGTTLNLISLMGLSIGVGMLTDNSVVVVDNIFRHLTELNAPTLEAAENGTNEVTLSIIASSLTTMVVFIPILFIPGISREIFRDMAFAIIFSNIAALIVAITLIPMLASKFLNSQSMKTTDGKIFKKIKKVYLSIIKWAVIYRFKTVLIAIGIFIFTLFVGPRFIKFQFFPKQDRGQFSIIAELQKGIDIEKADRIAKEMENLVANLEEVQSYSTIVQAASVSVNVDIGKKGERKKSVFEIMDEIRPYTKNILDTKISLSNSFKSGTATRDIEFVIQGTDLDEIKVIGKNVLEAMQKYDGIMEVTSTLSSGSTELRIEVDREKVKSYGINPVTIAQTLSYYILGGDRAKTVTIKSGTEEIDVLIRLPKEKRNNLSALEQINIKVANNKFIKLSDVATIKNAEASSEIKKKNRIYSVTISGNDAGVGQKAIQQKFIEEFKKTNPASTVSYSWGGDTENMIKAMSQLTFALGISIFLIYALLASQFESFIMPIIVIGSIPLALIGVIWGLILFRQSLDIMVMIGIILLAGIVVNNAIVLIDFIKMLRERGYSRTEAIIESCTTRLRPILMTTATTVLGMIPLALGLGEGSEIYRGMALTVIFGLSFSTLLTLIVIPILYTLTDDLTTKIMKFFKNLNKKLTNKKGAI
- a CDS encoding efflux RND transporter periplasmic adaptor subunit, with amino-acid sequence MKKILGLILAISFLIIACGKKEDKPIEEKKNIKLVSLGEVKEREMSKLFESSLTLEPQDKIEHSTEKGGTVEKIYKNNGDFVRKGELVVEFSDPATKASFLQANANYQSAKASYDIARANFEKFKVLYDKQLISFLEFSQYESSYINARGSLEVAQATFQSAKNDYDKLTRRADIDGIVANLFVKVGNKVGAKESVFTVLNDNKMQAYVGISPEAISKVNKGDTLKVRVEALNKNYDATITELNPVADSVTKNFQVKLSLDNSDKAIKDGMYGNVVINVGKVNVLVIEDEAIFVRDLLNYVYKYIDGKVSQVQVKTGVTNLPYTEIISDEIKAGDKIVVKGIFGLQDNDEVEIKKEVNN